Proteins co-encoded in one Salvelinus sp. IW2-2015 linkage group LG17, ASM291031v2, whole genome shotgun sequence genomic window:
- the LOC111976612 gene encoding uncharacterized protein: protein MLCPFEPVPQFLQCHYHLEKLPSPHIVVPLRGSEAVGEEGAGMQLKVPCRTLVQTSTHSNVRSIGLHHELTGRVRMNQDRSRGEVMFKVPERLVSSRGPCERNLGRGEGIQGGGQGAVTPGKAAIEVGEPQEALQLHHGRRQGPFHHRFHLLGIHLDTLSRDDVAQKGNAGAMELALFHLNEQLVLQKALENLPDIEHMFLGGAAEDEDVINVDEDEPVQHVAENVIHQSLEHGRGVGEAKGHDQIFVVAAGRVEGGLPPVLSYPHQVVGVR from the coding sequence atgctATGCCCCTTCGAGCCAGTGCCTCAATTCCTCCAATGCCATTATCACCTTGAGAAGCTCCCGAGTCCCCACATTGTAGTTCCTCTGCGTGGCAgtgaggcggtgggagaagaaggtgcagggatgcagcttaaggtccCGTGCAGAACGTTGGTACAGACCAGCACCCACTCCAATgtccgaagcatcggcctccaccacgaactgacaggAAGGGTCCGGATGAACCAGGATCGGAGCCGTGGTGAAGTGATGTTTAAGGTCCCGGAACGCCTGGTCAGCAGCCGTGGACcatgtgaacggaaccttggtagAGGTGAGGGCATACAGGGGggaggccagggtgctgtaaccccgggtAAAGCGGCGATAgaagttggcgaaccccaggaagcGTTGCAGCTTCACCATGGACGTAGGCAGGGGCCATTCCACCACCGCTTTCACCTTCTCGGGATCCATCTTGACACTCTCAGCAGAGATGATGTAGCCCAGAAAGGGAATGctggagcgatggaactcgcacTTTTCCACCTTAACGAACAACTGGTTCTCCAGAAGGCGCTGGAGAACCTGCCGGACATAGAGCACATGTTCTTGGGGGGAGCGgcagaagatgaggatgtcatcaatgtagacgaagacgaaccggttcagCATGTCGCGGAGAACgtcattcaccagagcctggaacacggcaggggcgttggtgaggccaaagggcatgaccagatattcgtagtggccgctggccgtgttgaaggcggtcttccaccCGTCCtctcgtatccgcaccaggtggttgGCGTTAGGTAA